In Salvelinus alpinus chromosome 22, SLU_Salpinus.1, whole genome shotgun sequence, one genomic interval encodes:
- the LOC139549216 gene encoding U1 small nuclear ribonucleoprotein A-like has product MAAPDMRLNHTIYINNLNEKIKKDELKKSLYAIFSQFGQILDILVARSLKMRGQAFVIFKEVNSASNALRSMQGFPFYDKPMRIGYAKGDSDIIAKMKGTYVERDRKKEKRAKVKGPEAAGAKKGVPGTPVVPMGPGVPTPMPGMPPMSGAPRMMQMPGQPPYMPPPGMMPPPGMGPGGMPPGAMPPGGMMPGQMPHAQVAENPPNHILFLTNLPEETNELMLSMLFNQFPGFKEVRLVPGRHDIAFVEFDNDVQAGAAREALQGFKITQTNAMKISFAKK; this is encoded by the exons ATGGCTGCTCCGGATATGCGTCTCAACCACACCATATACATCAACAACCTAAACGAGAAGATTAAAAAAGATG AACTGAAGAAGTCGTTGTACGCCATTTTCTCTCAGTTTGGTCAAATCCTAGACATTTTGGTTGCCCGCTCCCTGAAGATGAGGGGTCAGGCCTTTGTCATCTTCAAGGAGGTCAACAGCGCCTCCAATGCCCTGCGTTCCATGCAGGGGTTCCCATTCTATGACAAACCTATG CGTATTGGGTACGCCAAAGGGGATTCTGACATCATCGCTAAAATGAAGGGCACCTATGTGGAGCGCGACCGTAAGAAGGAGAAGAGGGCCAAGGTCAAGGGCCCTGAGGCTGCAGGGGCCAAGAAGGGTGTGCCAGGAACCCCTGTAGTACCTATGGGCCCTGGAGTTCCAACACCCATGCCT GGAATGCCACCCATGAGCGGGGCTCCACGTATGATGCAAATGCCCGGGCAGCCCCCTTACATGCCCCCGCCAGGCATGATGCCACCTCCTGGGATGGGCCCTGGGGGGATGCCCCCTGGTGCCATGCCTCCCGGTGGGATGATGCCAGGGCAAATGCCCCACGCCCAG GTTGCAGAAAACCCTCCCAACCACATCCTTTTCCTCACCAACCTCCCAGAGGAGACCAACGAGCTCATGCTGTCTATGCTCTTTAACCA GTTCCCTGGGTTCAAAGAGGTGCGTCTGGTACCTGGTCGCCACGACATCGCCTTTGTAGAGTTTGATAATGACGTGCAGGCTGGAGCGGCCAGGGAGGCACTACAGGGCTTCAAGATCACCCAGACCAACGCCATGAAGATCTCATTCGCCAAGAAATAA